One part of the Streptomyces lienomycini genome encodes these proteins:
- the modA gene encoding molybdate ABC transporter substrate-binding protein, producing MLTRSARRTRRMPLLTGAGAVLLLALSACSSSGSDSDAESGGSSSAGGSDRLSGTVNVFAAASLTESFTELGEDFEKQHPGTKVVFNFGGSDSLAAGITSGAPADVFASASPRTMKVVTDADAAAGTPVTFVRNQLEIATLPGNPDGITSLEGLTGDDLKVVLCDRTVPCGAAAQKALTAAGLKLTPVSYEEDVKSALNKVVLKEADAAVVYRTDVRAAGDKVEGVEFPESAKAVNDYPITLLRDAPNAEVGKEFIELVRSAEGQKVLTEAGFTAP from the coding sequence GTGTTGACCCGTTCCGCGCGCCGGACCCGCCGGATGCCGCTGCTGACCGGCGCAGGTGCCGTCCTGCTGCTGGCCCTGAGCGCCTGTTCGTCCTCCGGCTCCGATTCCGACGCCGAGTCCGGGGGATCCTCGTCGGCCGGCGGCTCGGACAGGCTGTCCGGGACCGTGAACGTCTTCGCCGCGGCCTCGCTGACGGAGAGCTTCACCGAGCTGGGCGAGGACTTCGAGAAGCAGCACCCCGGCACCAAGGTCGTCTTCAACTTCGGGGGCAGCGACTCGCTGGCCGCGGGCATCACGAGCGGCGCACCGGCCGACGTGTTCGCCTCCGCCAGCCCCAGGACGATGAAGGTCGTCACGGACGCCGACGCCGCCGCCGGGACACCGGTCACCTTCGTCCGCAACCAGCTGGAGATCGCCACCCTGCCGGGCAACCCGGACGGGATCACCTCCCTGGAGGGCCTCACCGGGGACGATCTGAAGGTCGTGCTGTGCGACAGGACGGTGCCCTGCGGAGCCGCCGCCCAGAAGGCACTGACCGCCGCCGGTCTGAAGCTCACTCCGGTCTCCTACGAGGAGGACGTGAAGTCGGCGCTCAACAAGGTGGTCCTCAAGGAGGCCGACGCCGCGGTCGTCTACCGGACGGATGTGAGGGCGGCAGGTGACAAGGTGGAGGGCGTGGAGTTCCCCGAGTCGGCGAAGGCCGTCAACGACTACCCGATCACCCTGCTCAGGGACGCCCCCAACGCCGAGGTCGGCAAGGAGTTCATCGAACTGGTGCGGTCCGCCGAGGGGCAGAAGGTCCTGACCGAGGCCGGGTTCACCGCGCCGTG